In Thermothelomyces thermophilus ATCC 42464 chromosome 2, complete sequence, a single window of DNA contains:
- a CDS encoding glycoside hydrolase family 35 protein (CAZy_ID 270102), producing the protein MSLGCRQVGVLAVRLFCRLYGPGGLSAWIASFTLLSLLSSRFGSCAVASSSGSSPILDNGLQHEIQWDRHSIVIGGDRLFLFGGEMHPFRLPVPELWEGILQKIKAMGLRMVSIYIHWGFHAPAPGKAVREGENVLLVVHDDTGHDQLNAAVNPRRALNATLLGGGAVAGTAGGSAAPDRAGLDRVRTRYNEGGLAAERLGWHLRGFNDSAWETAEGPWLGSRAPACASTAGGCRWTCRGGSTCPSRSALKPAEEDVERGTLEYTVLLFPSIASEDTFPVPPGVLDYSGDNLIGLAVWSLQEEGARVDVDVVVGYVADSSLDVKFDGSYLRPGWDPRRLSSCDGVPVIVS; encoded by the exons ATGTCCCTGGGGTGTCGGCAAGTTGGCGTA CTCGCCGTGCGACTGTTCTGCCGCCTCTACGGCCCAGGGGGCTTGTCGGCCTGGATAGCCTCGTTTACCCTGCTCTCGCTCCTTTCTTCACGGTTTGGATCCTGCGCGGTCGCATCCTCGTCTGGCTCGAGTCCAATTCTCGACAATGGGCTCCAGCACGAGATCCAATGGGACCGTCACAGCATCGTCATCGGGGGCGACCGCCTGTTCTTGTTTGGAGGAGAGATGCATCCCTTCCGACTGCCGGTTCCCGAGCTGTGGGAGGGCATTCTGCAGAAGATCAAGGCCATGGGACTGAGAATGGTGTCCATCTACATACACTGGGGCTTCCATGCGCCGGCTCCGGGCAAGGCCGTGCGGGAGGGCGAGAACGTGCTGCTCGTGGTACACGACGACACGGGCCACGACCAGCTGAACGCGGCGGTCAACCCCCGCAGGGCGCTCAACGCCACGCTGCTGGGGGGTGGTGCC GTCGCCGGCACGGCGGGCGGGTCGGCAGCCCCGGACCGGGCCGGGCTGGACCGGGTGCGGACGCGCTATAACGAGGGCGGGCTGGCGGCGGAGCGGCTGGGCTGGCACCTGCGCGGGTTCAACGACTCGGCCTGGGAGACGGCCGAGGGCCCGTGGTTGGGTTCGAGGGCCCCGGCGTGCGCTTCTACCGCGGGTGGTTGCCGCTGGACGTGCCGCGGGGGATCGACCTGTCCCTCGCGTTCCGCTTTAAagccggccgaggaggacgtCGAGAGGGGGACGCTGGAGTACACGGTGCTCCTCTTC CCCTCCATCGCGTCCGAGGATACCTTCCCCGTCCCGCCCGGGGTGCTGGACTACAGCGGCGACAATCTGATCGGCTTGGCCGTCTGGTCGCTGCAGGAGGAGGGAGCGCGGGTTGATGTCGACGTTGTGGTCGGGTATGTGGCGGACTCGTCGCTAGACGTGAAATTCGACGGCAGCTATCTGCGGCCGGGATGGGATCCG AGGAGGCTTTCCTCGTGTGACGGCGTACCAGTCATTGTCTCCTGA